In the Ctenopharyngodon idella isolate HZGC_01 chromosome 4, HZGC01, whole genome shotgun sequence genome, one interval contains:
- the gnai1 gene encoding guanine nucleotide-binding protein G(i) subunit alpha-1 has translation MGCTLSTEDKAAVERSKMIDRNLRDDGEKAAREVKLLLLGAGESGKSTIVKQMKIIHEAGYSEEECKQYKAVVYSNTIQSIIAIIRAMGRLKIDFGDAARADDARQLFVLAGSAEEGFMTAELAGVIKRLWKDGGVQACFSRSREYQLNDSAAYYLNDLDRIAQATYIPTQQDVLRTRVKTTGIVETHFTFKDLHFKMFDVGGQRSERKKWIHCFEGVTAIIFCVALSDYDLVLAEDEEMNRMHESMKLFDSICNNKWFTDTSIILFLNKKDLFEEKIKKSPLTICYPEYAGSNTYEEAAAYIQCQFEDLNKRKDTKEIYTHFTCATDTKNVQFVFDAVTDVIIKNNLKDCGLF, from the exons ATGGGCTGTACGTTAAGCACGGAGGATAAGGCGGCGGTGGAGAGGAGTAAAATGATCGACAGAAACCTGAGAGATGACGGAGAGAAAGCGGCCAGAGAGGTCAAACTCCTGCTGCTCG GTGCTGGGGAGTCTGGGAAGAGTACAATAGTCAAACAAATGAA AATCATCCATGAGGCAGGCTATTCGGAGGAGGAGTGCAAACAGTACAAAGCTGTTGTCTACAGCAACACTATTCAGTCTATCATCGCCATCATTCGTGCCATGGGGCGACTCAAGATCGATTTTGGAGACGCAGCACGAGCG GATGATGCGAGGCAGTTGTTTGTGTTGGCTGGCAGCGCTGAGGAGGGTTTcatgacagcagagctggctggAGTGATAAAGCGTTTGTGGAAGGATGGAGGAGTGCAGGCCTGTTTCAGTCGATCCAGAGAGTACCAGCTCAACGATTCAGCAGCATA CTACCTGAATGATTTGGACAGAATAGCACAGGCCACCTATATACCCACTCAACAGGATGTGCTAAGGACCAGAGTCAAAACCACCGGCATTGTGGAGACACACTTCACTTTTAAAGACCTGCACTTTAA GATGTTTGATGTCGGGGGTCAAAggtcagagagaaaaaaatggatCCACTGTTTTGAAGGTGTGACTGCCATCATCTTCTGCGTGGCACTGAGTGACTATGACCTGGTGCTGGCTGAAGACGAAGAGATG AACCGAATGCATGAGAGCATGAAGCTGTTTGACAGCATCTGCAACAATAAGTGGTTCACGGACACCTCTATCATCCTGTTCCTGAATAAAAAGGATTTGTTTGAGGAGAAGATCAAGAAGAGTCCGCTCACCATCTGCTACCCAGAATATGCAG GGTCGAATACATACGAAGAGGCCGCAGCCTACATTCAATGCCAGTTTGAGGATCTGAACAAGCGGAAAGATACCAAGGAGATCTACACTCACTTCACTTGCGCCACTGACACCAAGAACGTGCAATTTGTCTTTGACGCAGTGACCGACGTCATCATCAAGAACAACCTGAAGGACTGCGGACTCTTCTAG